One segment of Deltaproteobacteria bacterium DNA contains the following:
- a CDS encoding GMC family oxidoreductase → MATTDAPGEVLAPTPQNTPTLGRGTRRVLTALARAAMPAGEHLPAPDEEVAERVERFFAGTPAVGRLGYRLLILVVQLGSLLSTLRPLTRLTPERAQAFVERWSASRSFIRRGILRAVLTPIKVAHYASPEMCARVGYVPEPPSAPVPLPRCYAEQMAAAEEHAGEVIDAEVVVVGSGPGGAVMASRLAEAGVAVVLLEEGEHYRRQDFTRRPFQMSQLMYRDGGMTVALGVPGIPVPIGRTVGGTSTINSGTCYRVPGHVLESWREEHHLSHLTPEHLAPHYDELERFLKVQPVADAVKGKVAEVIARGCEALGYSHHPLMRNAEGCEGSGVCCFGCPTGAKQSMDLSFVPRALERGVRLFTGARVETILREGRRATGVVARTASGGALTVKASAVVLACGSLATPVLLMKNGLAGASGALGNNLTIHPAAKCGALFDEEIRLWEGVPQAHTIDHFHDEGLLFEGASVPPDYGAMALAQVGSRFTEIMEQYAHLAFFGFLIEDSGTGKVRPGPGGSLRIQYSANQQDVERLKRGTQILAEVFFAAGARKVFTPVAGVDELEDAREIERLKASDIRAKHFELSAFHPLGTCRMSVGPERGVIDPGLEHWDLDGLFVSDGSIFPSSLVVNPQMTIMAMASDGARNVADRLGGAGRWGTH, encoded by the coding sequence ATGGCGACCACCGATGCCCCGGGCGAGGTCCTCGCCCCGACCCCCCAGAACACGCCGACCCTCGGGCGCGGCACCCGCCGGGTCCTGACGGCGCTGGCCCGCGCGGCGATGCCCGCGGGCGAGCACCTTCCCGCGCCGGACGAGGAGGTCGCCGAGCGGGTCGAGCGCTTCTTCGCCGGCACCCCCGCGGTGGGGCGGCTCGGCTACCGGCTCTTGATCCTCGTGGTGCAGCTGGGCAGCCTGCTCTCGACCCTCCGTCCGCTGACGCGCCTGACCCCCGAGCGGGCCCAGGCCTTCGTCGAGCGCTGGTCGGCCTCGCGCAGCTTCATCCGCCGGGGCATCCTCCGCGCCGTCCTGACCCCGATCAAGGTGGCCCACTACGCCAGCCCCGAGATGTGCGCCCGGGTCGGCTACGTCCCCGAGCCCCCATCGGCCCCCGTCCCCCTGCCCCGCTGCTACGCCGAGCAGATGGCCGCGGCCGAGGAGCACGCCGGGGAGGTGATCGACGCCGAGGTCGTGGTGGTGGGCTCGGGCCCCGGCGGCGCGGTGATGGCCAGCCGCCTCGCCGAGGCGGGAGTCGCCGTGGTCCTCCTCGAGGAGGGCGAGCACTACCGGCGCCAGGACTTCACCCGCCGCCCCTTCCAGATGTCCCAGCTGATGTACCGCGACGGCGGCATGACCGTCGCCCTGGGCGTGCCGGGCATCCCGGTCCCCATCGGCCGGACGGTGGGCGGCACCAGCACCATCAACTCGGGCACCTGCTACCGCGTGCCCGGGCACGTGCTCGAGAGCTGGCGCGAGGAGCACCACCTCTCCCACCTCACCCCCGAGCACCTGGCCCCCCACTACGACGAGCTGGAGCGCTTCCTGAAGGTGCAGCCCGTTGCCGACGCGGTGAAGGGAAAGGTGGCGGAGGTCATCGCCCGGGGCTGCGAGGCCCTGGGCTACTCGCACCACCCGTTGATGCGCAACGCCGAGGGCTGCGAGGGCTCGGGGGTCTGCTGCTTCGGCTGCCCGACCGGCGCCAAGCAGTCGATGGACCTCTCCTTCGTGCCCCGCGCCCTCGAGCGCGGCGTCCGCCTCTTCACCGGCGCCCGGGTGGAGACGATCCTGCGGGAGGGCCGGCGCGCCACCGGGGTGGTGGCCCGCACGGCCTCGGGCGGCGCCCTCACCGTGAAGGCCTCGGCGGTGGTCCTGGCCTGCGGCAGCCTCGCCACGCCGGTGCTGCTGATGAAGAACGGCCTCGCCGGCGCCTCCGGCGCGCTGGGCAACAACCTCACGATCCACCCCGCCGCCAAGTGCGGTGCCCTCTTCGACGAGGAGATCCGCCTCTGGGAGGGCGTCCCTCAGGCGCACACCATCGATCACTTCCACGACGAGGGCCTGCTCTTCGAGGGCGCCAGCGTCCCTCCAGACTACGGCGCAATGGCCCTGGCCCAGGTGGGGAGCCGCTTCACCGAGATCATGGAGCAGTACGCGCACCTCGCCTTCTTCGGCTTCCTCATCGAGGACAGCGGCACCGGCAAGGTGCGGCCGGGGCCCGGCGGCAGCCTTCGCATCCAGTACTCGGCCAACCAGCAGGACGTGGAGCGGCTCAAGCGCGGCACCCAGATCCTGGCCGAGGTCTTCTTCGCCGCCGGCGCCCGGAAGGTCTTCACCCCGGTGGCGGGGGTCGACGAGCTCGAGGACGCCAGGGAGATCGAGCGCCTGAAGGCGAGCGACATCCGGGCCAAGCACTTCGAGCTCTCGGCCTTCCACCCCCTGGGCACCTGCCGGATGAGCGTCGGGCCCGAGCGGGGCGTCATCGACCCGGGCCTGGAGCACTGGGACCTCGACGGGCTCTTCGTCTCCGACGGGTCCATCTTCCCCTCCTCCCTGGTGGTGAACCCGCAGATGACGATCATGGCCATGGCCTCCGATGGCGCCCGGAACGTCGCCGATCGCCTCGGCGGCGCCGGCCGCTGGGGCACCCACTAG
- a CDS encoding FAD-linked oxidase C-terminal domain-containing protein, giving the protein MNAPLPRPSPASLQKLRDALGPRLPEGVLRDDPELLETYGGDESGAAPHLPDLLARPTTTEEVSLILAAASAARVPVTPRGGGTGRAGGAIPLAGGLVLSLERMKGIIALDPASLTVRVRPGMILGELHAAVEAERLFYPPDPNSLESCHLGGNVATNAGGPRAGKYGVTRDHVLGVEAVLADGTILRVGRQTLKGVAGYDLTGLLVGSEGTLAVITEVTLRLRPLPTRVETALCFFPDVHAAARGVLAIQRAGHVPRALELMDAAAIDAVRGKTAFPFPEGDAAALLLELDGHGEAVFEELGVVAELASEAGAHEVLVARSLSQKNELWGARRILSPSLREAHAHKIAEDIAVPLAAIPACIEGIHAIAAREGLACAVYGHAGDGNLHANLLWDDPGKGEAVDRAVVALFELAVGLGGTITGEHGIGLTKRDYLPLEQSPALIALQRRLKDTFDPAGILNPGKIFSL; this is encoded by the coding sequence ATGAACGCGCCGCTGCCGCGGCCCTCGCCGGCTTCCCTGCAGAAGCTCCGGGACGCGCTCGGCCCGAGGCTGCCCGAGGGCGTGCTCCGCGACGACCCCGAGCTCCTCGAGACCTATGGCGGCGACGAGTCCGGGGCCGCGCCCCACCTCCCCGATCTCCTCGCCCGCCCCACCACCACCGAGGAGGTCTCCCTGATCCTCGCGGCCGCCAGCGCCGCGAGGGTGCCGGTGACTCCGCGGGGGGGAGGCACCGGAAGGGCCGGCGGCGCCATCCCGCTGGCCGGCGGGCTGGTCCTCTCCCTGGAGAGGATGAAGGGCATCATCGCCCTCGACCCGGCCTCCCTCACGGTGCGGGTGCGGCCGGGGATGATCCTCGGGGAGCTGCACGCCGCGGTGGAGGCCGAGCGCCTCTTCTACCCCCCGGACCCCAACTCGCTGGAGAGCTGCCACCTCGGCGGCAACGTCGCCACCAACGCCGGCGGTCCCCGGGCGGGCAAGTACGGCGTCACCCGAGATCACGTGCTGGGGGTCGAGGCGGTGCTGGCCGACGGCACGATCCTGCGCGTCGGCCGCCAGACCCTGAAGGGCGTGGCGGGCTACGACCTCACCGGCCTCCTGGTGGGCAGCGAGGGAACCCTGGCGGTGATCACCGAGGTGACCCTGCGGCTGCGGCCCCTGCCCACCCGGGTCGAGACCGCGCTCTGCTTCTTCCCCGACGTGCACGCCGCCGCCCGCGGCGTGCTGGCGATCCAGCGGGCCGGGCACGTCCCGCGCGCACTCGAGCTGATGGACGCGGCCGCTATCGACGCCGTCCGGGGCAAGACCGCCTTCCCCTTCCCCGAGGGAGACGCGGCCGCCCTCCTCCTCGAGCTCGACGGCCACGGCGAGGCCGTCTTCGAGGAGCTCGGCGTCGTGGCCGAGCTCGCCAGCGAGGCCGGCGCCCACGAGGTGCTGGTGGCGCGCAGCCTCTCCCAGAAGAACGAGCTCTGGGGCGCCCGCCGGATCCTCTCCCCCTCCCTGCGCGAGGCTCACGCCCACAAGATCGCCGAGGACATCGCCGTCCCCCTCGCCGCGATCCCGGCCTGCATCGAGGGCATCCACGCCATCGCCGCGCGCGAGGGCCTCGCCTGCGCGGTCTACGGCCACGCCGGCGACGGCAACCTCCACGCCAACCTGCTCTGGGATGATCCGGGCAAGGGCGAGGCGGTGGATCGCGCCGTCGTGGCCCTCTTCGAGCTGGCCGTCGGCCTCGGCGGAACCATCACTGGCGAGCACGGGATCGGCCTGACGAAGCGGGACTACCTGCCCCTCGAGCAGAGCCCCGCGCTCATCGCGCTGCAGCGCCGCCTCAAGGACACCTTCGATCCGGCCGGGATCCTCAATCCCGGCAAGATCTTCTCGCTCTAG
- the ribA gene encoding GTP cyclohydrolase II: MVEILARTPLPTRHGLFECIAFRRGPRPGSLKAPEPEDPCEVNLAMVVGDPEGAEELLCRVHSACFTGEVLHSLKCDCRSQLDAALAAVAGEGRGMVIYLRQEGRGIGLVDKLRAYALQEDEGLDTVDANRALGLPDDTRRYDSAAELLGHLGVKSIRLLTNNPSKVEGLSAAGVKVVRREALVVPQSEEARAYLDTKVARMGHLPD; the protein is encoded by the coding sequence ATGGTCGAGATCCTCGCTCGCACGCCGCTGCCCACCCGCCACGGGCTCTTCGAGTGCATCGCCTTTCGCCGCGGCCCCCGGCCGGGGAGCCTCAAGGCGCCCGAGCCCGAGGATCCCTGCGAGGTGAACCTGGCGATGGTGGTCGGCGATCCGGAGGGCGCCGAGGAGCTGCTCTGCCGGGTGCACTCGGCCTGCTTCACCGGGGAGGTCCTCCACTCCCTGAAGTGCGACTGCCGCTCCCAGCTCGACGCGGCCCTGGCCGCGGTCGCGGGTGAGGGCCGGGGGATGGTGATCTACCTGCGGCAGGAGGGCCGGGGGATCGGCCTGGTCGACAAGCTGCGGGCCTACGCCCTGCAGGAGGACGAGGGCCTGGACACGGTGGACGCGAACCGCGCCCTCGGCCTGCCCGACGACACCCGGCGCTACGACTCCGCGGCCGAGCTGCTCGGGCACCTCGGCGTGAAATCGATCCGCCTGCTCACCAACAACCCCTCCAAGGTCGAGGGGTTGAGCGCGGCGGGCGTGAAGGTCGTGCGGCGCGAGGCGCTGGTCGTGCCGCAGTCGGAGGAGGCGCGCGCCTACCTCGACACCAAGGTCGCCCGCATGGGCCACCTTCCGGACTAG
- a CDS encoding DUF2203 domain-containing protein has product MDEHRLFSLDEANATIPHLSAAFERLERLREKITEAYRQMTAGGLRVEDEDEIHALDPSELGPELRSVAARFKQMVREVERTVGAIHAMGCEIKDLRMGLVDFYSVIDGEPVYLCWQYGEDEVAFYHSLQGGFAGRQPLPGRQSTGIVYN; this is encoded by the coding sequence ATGGACGAGCATCGACTCTTCAGCCTGGACGAGGCGAACGCGACGATCCCGCACCTCTCGGCCGCCTTCGAGCGGCTGGAGCGGCTGCGCGAGAAGATCACCGAGGCCTACCGGCAGATGACCGCGGGCGGCCTGCGGGTCGAGGACGAGGACGAGATCCACGCCCTCGATCCCTCCGAGCTCGGCCCCGAGCTCCGGTCGGTGGCCGCGCGCTTCAAGCAGATGGTGCGCGAGGTCGAGCGCACGGTGGGCGCCATCCACGCCATGGGCTGCGAGATCAAGGATCTGCGGATGGGGTTGGTGGACTTCTACTCCGTCATCGACGGAGAGCCGGTCTACCTCTGCTGGCAGTATGGAGAGGACGAGGTCGCCTTCTACCACTCCCTCCAGGGGGGCTTCGCTGGACGTCAGCCCCTCCCGGGCCGCCAGAGCACCGGGATCGTCTACAACTAG